ACGCGAATTTTGGCACAGCGGGGAAAGTCCATTTTACCGCATCTGAGTACGCGAGCGACCTGGTCATTCAGCCCGACGGCAAACTGCTCTTCGGACGCACGACCAACCCCAGCGGCAACGTAAACGATGCGATCTTCTCTCGCTTCAATGCCGACGGCAGCATCGATTCAACCTTTGGCGTCAGTGGCCAACGTGTCGTCAATTTTGGTGCGAGCGACTACCTGACACGGTTGCTACTGAGAGCCGATGGACGGATCCTCGCAACAGGCGTCAGCCCTGGTAGCAGCGCCACGGCCGGGCTATTGGTCAGCCTCAACTCGAACGGATCCTTCGACACTAGCTTTGGCACCAACGGCGTTGCCGCGACACCGGGACCGGTAGGCCAGTACCTCTATCCGACTGACGCGGTCCTCCAATCTGACGGATCGTTAGTGACGATCGAAGGGGGCGGGACGCCGGGCTATTACAGTTTCCTCGCCAAGTACCTCCCCGCGCCGCTCGTGCGTATTAGCAACGCCGCACCGACCGGCGAGTTCGTCGCGCCGACGCCAACGGTGACGGCAGGCGATACCACGACCGTGTACTTCCGGTCGACGCGCGATGCCGCCGGTGACTCCGCGGCGGGGTTCCGGTTTAGCTTTGATTTCGACAACGACGAAGCATTCGACGTCACTAACAGCACCAGTGGCACTGCCACCGTGCCCGCAAAGTACCTGACGACGCCCGGCGACCACGTCGTGCGCGGGCGGATCAGCGATAAGGACGGCGCCTACACCGACTACACCGTCACCATCAAGGTCGTCGCGCCGGTGAACATCGTGGCAACGCCCAGTTCGCTGGCGGTGAACGAGGGGGCGTCGGCGACCTTTGGGGTGAAGTTGTCGTCGCAGCCGGCCAGCAACGTGGACGTCCAGATCTCCCGCAACCACGAGAGCGACATCGATCTGTTCAACTACACGCAGTTCGTGACGTTCACCACCACTAATTGGAACACGCCGCAGAACGTCGAGCTCCGCGCCAATGAAGACGCCGACGCCGCCAATGGAACCGCAGAGTTCTCGCTCACCGGTTTCAACCTCACGAGCACGACGGTGACGGCGACCGAGGTCGACAACGACGTCATCGTTAACCCGCCACCGCCGGAGACCGTTACGCTGCAAGGGGAAGGCGGCACGTTCGGCGGTGGCACCGGCGTGGCAGACGACAATGCCGGCTACAACGGCACGGGCTATGCCGACTTCGGTGGCAACGGTTCTGCGGCGCAGTGGACGGTCAACCGCGCGGCGGCGGGGCAGGCGACGGTTACCTTCCGCTATGCGAACGGGTCGACCGCCAATCGCCCGCTGGCGATCTTCATCAACGGCACCAGCGCCGGCACGCTGAACTTCGGCCCCACCGGTGGTTGGACCACGTGGGGCACGACGTCGATCAACGTCGCGCTCGCGAGCGGGGCAAACACTATACGCGCCGCCGCGACCACGAGCGCGGGTGGGGCCAACATCGACCAGCTGACCGTCGGTTCCGTCGTCGCGCCGCCGCCGCCTCCTCCGCCACCACCGTCGACGACGGTGTATCAGGCCGAGTCGGCGACGCTGGCGGGCGGCACGCGTGGCAGCGCCGAGCATGCCGGATACATCGGCGCGGGCTTCGCCGACTTTGCTGGCGACGGGTCATCGGCCCAGTTCACGTTGACGCGGTCGGCCGCCGGCGCGACCTCGCTCGCCTTCCGCTACGCCAACGGCAGCACCGCGAACCGGCCGCTGGCGGTCTACGTGAACGGCGCCAGCGCCGGTACGCTGGCCTTCGGTCCAACGGGCGGCTGGACCACCTGGGGGACCGCAACGCTCAGCGACGTCGCGCTCAACAGCGGCACGAACACGATCAATCTCGTCGCCACCACCAGCGCCGGCGGGGCGAACGTCGATCAACTGACGGTCGCCGGCACCACGCCCAACCCGCCACCCCCCACGATGACGGTCTACCAAGGCGAGTCCGCCAAGTTGGGCAACGGCACCGCCCCCAGTAACCAGAACGGTGGCTTTACCGGCACCGGCTACGCCGACTTTGCCGGCAACGGGTCGTACGCCGAGTTCACCGTCGCGCAGTCCACCGCCGGGCAGAAGTCACTCGCCTTCCGTTACGCCAACGGCGGCACGGTTAACCGCCCGCTGAGCGTAACCGTCAACGGCGTCGCGATCGGCACGCTTTCCTTCGCCCCGACCGGTGGCTGGACCACGTGGAACGTAACGTCGATCCTGGCGACGCTGCAGTCCGGCACGAACATCATCCGCCTGACCGCCACCACGACCGCAGGTGGGGCGAACGTGGATTCGTTGACGGTGTAAGCGGGGGGCTATCACTCCTCTGCCGCGACGCGCGGTGGGCGCCTCCGTTCCTCCGGGAACGCTCTCCGCGTCTTCGGGGTCTCACCCCCTCCCTCCCCCGGAGGGAGAGGGAGGACGTCGCGCGGCGTTCCGCGACGCCTCTGTTCTTCCTTCGTGTTCCCCTTCGCGCCTTTGTGACTTCGTGGCTCCCCTTGATGAAATCGTGTCTAGCGCCGCATGGCAGACAAGAATGCGAGTGTGTGTGCTTAGTACAATCCCGACCGCAAAGCGTTAGCGGCTGCGCACGCAGATGCAGATGATGGCAATCCCTAGCAAGCATCCAAAGACCAGCAGTACGTTCCACCACCTCGGCTCGGGGTGCGGCGTGCCGGGGCTGGAGTAATCGAGCGGTTCGGGAGGGTCCGTAGGCATGAGATGGACGCTAAGGATTGGAGTCGCTTTGTTGGGGTTCGAACCGTCGGACGACCGATCGAAACGCGATCGCTCCAACGCCGATCATTACGGCAAACGTCCCAACGGTCGGGACGATCGACAGCCAGCCTTTCAATCCCTGCGCTGATTGCCCGAAGACCATCGCGACGCAGAGCAGTGCCGCGAATCCCATGACCGCACCGTAGAGCGTGGCCATGAGGTAGACGCCGACCTGCCGCATGTCACTTCTTCACTTTCTCCTGAAGGCTACTCCACCCACGACGTCACCGGCTGTGTCGGCATCGCCGCGGGTTGGGTGGTGGGCAGGGGGGTCAGGCGGTACAGCCGGCCGGAGCGGCGGGTGATCTCGGGGTTGCCGCCGCGCAGGCGCATCTGGCCGAAGTCCAGGATGTACATCGAACCGTCGGGGGCGATCTTGATGTCGATCGGGCGTTCCATGGCGTCGCCGGCCTCGGTCTTGTCGATGCGGCTCTTGGGCTTGCCCTTGGTGTTGAAGATGAACTGCTTCACCTGCCGCGTGTCCATGTCGACGCGCACCACCTCAAACCCCACCGTGCCGCGCAGCGGTTGGCCGCCACTGGCGAAGGGGGCGCGGTCGCCGCTCATGCCGACGATCGCGTTGCCGCGGAACTCGCGGAAGGGGGTTTCCTCGGGCACGAAGTCGAACTTCGCCGCGCCGCTGAGCGACGGGAACGCCGCGCTCACCAGCGTGTCGCGGTTGGGGGCCAGCAGGCCGCTGGCGCCGTGGTCGATCAGGAAGGCCAGGTCGGGATAGCCGCTCTTCACGATCATCGCCTTCGTCGCGTCGCTGATCTCCAACTCGCCCACGGGCCGCACGTCGGCCGTATAGTCGGGCCAGCCGTACCACGTGCCGGGGACGATGCGAAGCAGCGCGTCGGGGTCGTCCTGCACCGGCCGTGTGCCGCGCAGTTCCATGCCGTTGTTCGTCGCGTACAGCCGGCCGAACTCGTTGTAGCGCAACCCGCGCGGCAACCGGATGCCGTGCGCTTCCACGCGCAGATCGCCGCCCGTCGGGCTGATGCTATAGATGGCCCCGTTGGGCTTGGCCACCGGGCTGGGCGCGATGCGCGTCTGGTTGCTCACCCCGAACGGCTGGAACGGCGCCGTCACCGCGACGTCTTCTCCCACGAACAGGCCCGCCCGCGGGTTGGGCGTGTTGAAGCGATACCCGTACAGCTTCAACGGCACGTACGACTGATCCGCCAGCAACGGGTGCTCCTGCACCCAGCCGACCTTGAAGTTGTCCAACCCCACCACGCCGCTGTTCGTCGCCGTGCCCACGCCGAAAATCAACCGCCCGGTCGGCGACAGCGTGATGTCCGTCACGCTGTTGTCCCCCTGTGCCGGCAGGTCCGCCACCACCGTGCGCGTCGAGCCGTCGTC
The nucleotide sequence above comes from Tepidisphaeraceae bacterium. Encoded proteins:
- a CDS encoding carbohydrate-binding protein, which gives rise to MSVRKGKSQPRLRRTFTIESLEARQLLSVAATGPATAVEGQPYVLTLPTEVPNATGVSGFAIDWGDGTTSGAWFGQPAVTHLFADGPATDRITVKANASGGQVPVPVRIGSGEPSAEIDADFAKNVTTFGKAHERVRAYTTDILKGVATDAQDRIVTAGFSAGLRPPSMTDPFIPQGLVLHRFLKDGTPDATFGDGATAGRTIIPLNDSWQPRLDVTNAFVDSQGRIFVVGTSWYRNDQRGVFTARFTSAGTLDTTYGVGGIADIPALTFNPAGLFSYWTRDAAIDGDGRIVVVGMGVNTDRDILALRLTADGALDETFGVAGVATINVNATDQGTAVAIAPDGGIVLAAETATTNSASKPMLVRLNSSGIIDANFGTAGKVHFTASEYASDLVIQPDGKLLFGRTTNPSGNVNDAIFSRFNADGSIDSTFGVSGQRVVNFGASDYLTRLLLRADGRILATGVSPGSSATAGLLVSLNSNGSFDTSFGTNGVAATPGPVGQYLYPTDAVLQSDGSLVTIEGGGTPGYYSFLAKYLPAPLVRISNAAPTGEFVAPTPTVTAGDTTTVYFRSTRDAAGDSAAGFRFSFDFDNDEAFDVTNSTSGTATVPAKYLTTPGDHVVRGRISDKDGAYTDYTVTIKVVAPVNIVATPSSLAVNEGASATFGVKLSSQPASNVDVQISRNHESDIDLFNYTQFVTFTTTNWNTPQNVELRANEDADAANGTAEFSLTGFNLTSTTVTATEVDNDVIVNPPPPETVTLQGEGGTFGGGTGVADDNAGYNGTGYADFGGNGSAAQWTVNRAAAGQATVTFRYANGSTANRPLAIFINGTSAGTLNFGPTGGWTTWGTTSINVALASGANTIRAAATTSAGGANIDQLTVGSVVAPPPPPPPPPSTTVYQAESATLAGGTRGSAEHAGYIGAGFADFAGDGSSAQFTLTRSAAGATSLAFRYANGSTANRPLAVYVNGASAGTLAFGPTGGWTTWGTATLSDVALNSGTNTINLVATTSAGGANVDQLTVAGTTPNPPPPTMTVYQGESAKLGNGTAPSNQNGGFTGTGYADFAGNGSYAEFTVAQSTAGQKSLAFRYANGGTVNRPLSVTVNGVAIGTLSFAPTGGWTTWNVTSILATLQSGTNIIRLTATTTAGGANVDSLTV